Genomic window (candidate division KSB1 bacterium):
ACCAATCGCTGGCGCTGCCTGGTGAGCCGGGGTGAGCCCACCGTCGAAGCCATCAACTTTCGTCTGCAAGAAACTGGCGCCCACAATCTCGAGCAAATCAGCCGCTTTCTCCTGCCGCTTTTTGCCGCGCCAAACGAGAGCTTTGTGGCCTCGGCGCCGTTGAGCATTCAAGAACAAATCGCCGGCGCTTTTTTTCTGGGGCCGAAACTTTCCGGCGAGCCGTATCGCGAGGCTGATCTTGATCTGCTGAATGCCGTCGCCAGTTACACGGCCGAGGCGTTGGAAAATCTCCAGCTCTACGAAGCCTTGCGCGAAGCGCAGGAAAAACTGCGTTTGGAAAATCTGGCGTTGCGCGAAGCGGTGAAAAAAGAGTTTGCCGCCGACGCCATTCTCGGACAAAGCGTGGCGATTCAGAAGGTGTTGAATCAAATACGCAATTTTGCCAAAAGTGAGGCCAACGTTTTGATTTACGGCGAGACCGGCACGGGCAAGGAGCTGGTGGCGCGGGCGATTCATTATAATTCCAAACGTGCCGACGGGCCTTTTCTCGGGATCAACTGCACTGCGATTCCCGAAAACCTCGTGGAAACCGAATTTTTCGGCATCGAGCCGGGAACGGCAACCGGTGTCAAAAAACGCATCGGGCTTTTCGAGCAAGCCAATGGCGGCACGTTGTTCATCGATGAAGTGGGCGACATGCCGCCGAACATGCAGGCGAAATTGCTGCGCGCTTTGCAGGAGCGCTCGCTGCGTCGCGTTGGCGGCGACCGTGAGATTTTGGTTGATGTGCGCGTCGTGGCCGCCACCAACAAGAGCTTGAGCCAGGCTATTCGCGACAATCGCTTTCGCGAGGATCTTTATTATCGCCTCGCTGTGTTGGAGTTGCACATTCCGCCGCTGCGCGAGCGCCGGGAGGATGTTGCCTTGATGGCGAAAAATTTTCTGGCGCAATTTGAAAAACGCGTTGGCCGGCGCATGGGCGGGCTTTCGCCCGAGCTGATTCGCGCGCTCGAAGCCTACGATTGGCCGGGCAATGTGCGCGAACTGGAAAACGAAATCGAGCGCCTGGTGACGCTGGCGGAAGACGGACAGGTTTTGCAGCCCGAACACTTATCCGCGAAATTCGCGCGGCCACGCGAGACAACGCCCGCCGCAGCGAAAAAGGAATTCACCAAATTGCGCGACGCCATCGACGATCTGGAAAAGCAGATGATCGCCGAGGCGCTGGAAAAATTTCACGGCAACAAGAGCCAGATGGCGCGGGTGCTCGGCCTCAGCCGTCTCGGCTTGCAACGCAAAATGGAGCGCCTCGGTCTTTCCGGAAAAGCTGAAGCCTCATGACTCTGCGCGCCAAATTGATTTTGATGGCCCTGCTCGAAATCATCTTGACGGTTTCGATCGTTGGCGCCGTCATTTACCACGAATCGCGAAAGGAGATCGAGACGCTGGCGCGCGATCTGATTCGCGCCCGGACGGAATTTGCCTACGCGCTCTGCGAACGCTATGAAGATCAAGATCATCAGCCTTCGGCGGAATTGAAGAGTGAAATTCGCAAAGTTCGCATCGCCGCCGACGGCTACATCGCCGTGATTCAAAACGCGCCCGCCGATCAAAAAGGCATGCTGGTCATTCACCCGACCGACGAGGGACGCAATATCAACACGCCCGAATTTCCGCACATTCAGGAAATCATCCAAAGCATCGACGCGGCCGGGCAAAGCGATGGTTATGCCGGATACAAGGATTTTATTCAAACCACGGAAGCGCGCGGCCGCCAGGGCGAGAAAAAAATCGGCTATTACATGTATTATAAACCGTGGGGCTGGATTCTGCTCTCGACTGCTTATGAAAGCGATATTTTTGGCCGCGCCGAAGCGGTGAAGGAGCGGACGGTCATTGCGATTGCTTTCATCGGCCTGGGGGCGATTTTTTTGGTGACGTTGTCGATACATAAAATGTTCGGCCCGCTGCGCCAGCTCACGGAATTGACCCACAAAGTCGCCGAAGGCAATCTCGACGCCAGCATTGCCGTCGAATCCAAGGATGAAATCGGCACGCTGGCGCGATCATTCAATTTTATGCTGCGCTCGCTCAAACAAAATTTGCGCATCTCGCAAGAGTTCGAGATCGCCCGCCGCATGCAATCCGAGATGCTGCCCAAAGCCGCGCCGCAAATTCCCGGCTTGCGCATCGCCACCTGCTCGCAGCCGGCGAATGAAGTCGGCGGCGACTTCTACGATTTTCTGCCACTCGACGGCAACCGCCTGGGCATCGTCATCGGTGACGTTTCCGGCAAGGGCGTTTCCGGCGCGATGGTGATGACCGCCGCGCTCTCGGCGATTCGCTTTG
Coding sequences:
- a CDS encoding sigma-54 dependent transcriptional regulator; translation: MEKTDRLWELERQVFQLRTLYEVAQTLTACRDRESIYSGVSAILSGTFGAGHAAAFSRDRETNRWRCLVSRGEPTVEAINFRLQETGAHNLEQISRFLLPLFAAPNESFVASAPLSIQEQIAGAFFLGPKLSGEPYREADLDLLNAVASYTAEALENLQLYEALREAQEKLRLENLALREAVKKEFAADAILGQSVAIQKVLNQIRNFAKSEANVLIYGETGTGKELVARAIHYNSKRADGPFLGINCTAIPENLVETEFFGIEPGTATGVKKRIGLFEQANGGTLFIDEVGDMPPNMQAKLLRALQERSLRRVGGDREILVDVRVVAATNKSLSQAIRDNRFREDLYYRLAVLELHIPPLRERREDVALMAKNFLAQFEKRVGRRMGGLSPELIRALEAYDWPGNVRELENEIERLVTLAEDGQVLQPEHLSAKFARPRETTPAAAKKEFTKLRDAIDDLEKQMIAEALEKFHGNKSQMARVLGLSRLGLQRKMERLGLSGKAEAS
- a CDS encoding SpoIIE family protein phosphatase, translating into MTLRAKLILMALLEIILTVSIVGAVIYHESRKEIETLARDLIRARTEFAYALCERYEDQDHQPSAELKSEIRKVRIAADGYIAVIQNAPADQKGMLVIHPTDEGRNINTPEFPHIQEIIQSIDAAGQSDGYAGYKDFIQTTEARGRQGEKKIGYYMYYKPWGWILLSTAYESDIFGRAEAVKERTVIAIAFIGLGAIFLVTLSIHKMFGPLRQLTELTHKVAEGNLDASIAVESKDEIGTLARSFNFMLRSLKQNLRISQEFEIARRMQSEMLPKAAPQIPGLRIATCSQPANEVGGDFYDFLPLDGNRLGIVIGDVSGKGVSGAMVMTAALSAIRFAAEENQTTNEILQRSNRRLVNDIQVNMFVAVFCGIVDLQKGVLYYSNAGQTMPMLCRQGQVSFLPQSENGDRFPLGIRPQVIFEQMQIALLPGDLLVFYTDGIVDMVNGGLEPFGFERLQESIRRHANSSLNDLPQRLIADAESYTGVKEYIDDLTLMIVKIDELNAPWNGEAMVSDKVVEENETPGEIRLSLPSCLGYERMAMDAAAAMARMMGFAAARIEDLRTAVSETCINAIEHGNKLNAASRVEVLIRSSPQTLTVQVCDNGPGFVSSAHTVPQLEKKIRGEDDPRGWGLFLIEKLVDQVEFKTMPKLGHVTTLMMKR